From Pseudoalteromonas sp. Scap06:
ATAAATATATATCTTCTTTATTTAATACGTAAAGCGGTATAAATGTTCGACTGCTGGCGGCAAGGCGCTTATTTTCAATATTTATTACGCGAGCGTTAATAACAACCCCATCTGCACGGTAAATTAATGTACCCGATAAAACATGGCTGGCTATATTCGTACCTGCAAGCTTGCGAGTGTTGCGGGTGAATGCAAAGTCGCCTTGTTCATTAACGGTAATTAAATTGGCTGTTTTAAAATCAACCGCGCTATAACCAAACTTTTGTAGCTGGTGTATAAAGGTTTCTGATAACTGATTACCTAACTGGCTTGCTGTAGTTAAACTTGCGTCTAAATCAACGAACGACGTGACTGCAATCGCTGCATCTTGCGGGGCTACTTGCATGGTGTCGGTTAAATCAAGTGCCATTTGCTCTACGTAGTTAACTAAGCTTTTATGGTGCTTGTTTGGGTTAAACTGCGTTGTATCGGCGTATTGTTCTTGCTCGTCATTTTGCTGCATTTGCGCCATGATCTGGTTAAAATCAAGATTGCTTACCACTGTTTGCTCTGGCTCAGATTTGGCGGGCTCGGTCGCGGTCGACTCGCCCATTAAATTACAGCCTGAAAGTAATAGTGATAATGCACTTATACCAATTAAAGCAGAGCGCTTAACTAAGTTAACCATGGTAAACCTCACTTACTCGCTTGTTTAAGCATAATGCCATCAGCACTGTTACTGCTATTTAGCGCATCAATAACTGATTGCGGAATAAAGCCCTGTACAGAGCCTACAACCGCTTTACTCGCTAAACCAACAATTCGTGCATTTACTAATATGCCGCCTTGGTGATTTACTAGCGTACCCGCTAATACGTAACTAAAGTTTTGTTCTTGGTTAAGCTCTAAGTAGTCGCGGCTAAAAACAAAATCGCCACCAGGGGTTACACGCATATAATCGGTGGTTTTAAAATCAATGACCGGCACACCAAAATTATGCAGTTCGTGCATAAAGCTCTCTGCTATTTGGTTACCTACTAAGTCAGCATTGTTGTAGTCACGGTCTAAAAAAACAAAGCTTGATACTGCCAATGGCGTTTTAGTATTTACGTACTGTAAGTTTTCAGCCATATCTTGCATGATGCCACGCACATAGTGATTAATATTTTTACGGGTTGGCGTATTTACTTGTTTGTTTTTATTCATCACTGCGGCTTTATTTTGATAAAGCGAATCTGTATTTGTTGGTGCAGCTACAGGGCGTTGCTCAAAAAACATAGGCGCATCGTCGGTAATTTGCGTGTCACTATGGTTTGTCATTTGTGAACAACCAAAGCCCAGTGGCAAACATAAAGTTAATAGTAGGCGTTTCATGTGTGCTCCTAATTAATATTCACTGCGGTAAATATAGTCACCGCGCTGCTGTATTTTTTCATTACTCCACATCACATTGATGGGAATTTCAGTACTTGCGGCAGATACAATCTGATTAGTTTGCATATTTACCATGCGAGCATTAACAATATAAGCATGTTCTTGACGGGTTAAAGTACCAGTGATCACAAAGTCAATAATCTGACGCTGCTTTAAGTTACTCGTGCTGCGGCTTAACACTGAATCAGCGCTCGCTGATAAGTTAAGCTGGTTTTCAAGCCGATATTCAACCGTGTTGTACCCTAACTGAGTAAATTGGGTTATTAAGCTTTCTTGAACTTGCTGACTAAGCCCTGAACCCTGCCCTTGAGCAATTTGTGAATCCAAAGCATTGGCTAAATAAAAGCTGCTGACCGCGATTGAAGCGGTGCTTTTAAAAGGCTCTTTGATATGGCTAAGCTGGGCGCTCAAGCTATTTACGTACTGGTTAAGCGTATAAGGTGCCATGACCGCTTTAGGCGCATCAGTGCTTATACTCGGCTTTGGCTGGGGTGTTAAGCTACAGCCCGCTAAATTTAATAATAGTAAGGGTAACAAAAGGCGCATAGTTGCCATCCTCTAAAAACATAATAGTTACAAAGCAATTATTATGCCTAATACCCTAGATGCATATTTATTTTAATGGCTGTTGGGTGTAATGGCTCACAATGCAATTGATTTGGCGCTGTTTAAGTTTATCGCAATCGGCAGCCGCATTCGCTTGATTTTGATAAGCCCCAAGCTTTAAACGGTAGTAAGTCATGCCACTCACGTTAATAGTTTCTACATTCGCCACGAATTCGCCCTGAAATAACGAAGATGCGCTGGCTTTTATTTGATTTAAACTTTGGCTAAGTCGCTCTTTGTCGGTAACGGCTGCAACTTGCAAGGCAAATAAGGCTTTAACGGCTTGTTTTTCGTCAGCTGTATTCGTTGCTACTTTAGCTTTTTTTGCAACTTTTGTTGGTGCTACCGTTTCAGCCGAAGCTTTAGCTGTTGATACTGCAGGCGTATTTGTTGATGCAGAGCTTTGTTTTGCCACTGCATTTAATTGGCTTATTAATAACTTTAAGTCTTGTTCAATCACTAATAAACGTTCAACACCTGCTTTGGCTGCTTGCCACTGCTGAGACGATGCTTTTAGCTGCGCCAACTCTGCCTCAGAAAGATTGGCACTCGCTTGCATTGGCTGAGGAGATTCTGCAGTTTTGGTGGTACTGCATCCTGATATAAAAAGAGCAGCAATACAGGCAATTAGTATTGAGTAGCGTTTATATAAATTAGCATATTGCATGGTTAAACCTTATTGTTATTAGTGGCTAATAAGTTGCGCTTGGACTTGGCAGTTCAAGCCTTTTACTTTTAATTCTGCACATACTTGTTCAAGCTCCCCTTGCGCAGACTCGGCATAAGCGACGGCTAAAATATACCGTTTTTGTTTTTCGTCTTTAATATAAAAAGCATCACGCTTTGATTGCTCATTTAAATGACGTTTAATTAATTGATAATACGCTTTCATAATTGGCAATGATGAAAACCCACCCGCATTAGCAATATACGCTGGAGTTTGTGTTTTTTCTTTAAGCTCAAAGTCAACGCCCATTACTACTTCACCTTGCGCTGGTAACTTAACCACCACCTGTTGCGTATCTTTTAAAGACTTACGTTGCTTAAATTCATCATCTATAACCGCTTTATATTCGCCAGGGCGTAAATCGGTAAACAAATAATAACCATCATAAGCAGCCTGCGTTTGTGCCACTTGCTTGCCTTGTTTGTCGAGTAATTTTACGGTAGCAAAAGGCTGTACTTCAGTGCTGCCTTGCTCATCTTGTTTGTAAACAGTTCCCTCTAATTCACTGCTGTTATTAAGCGAGATCTCCATATATTCAACAAAACCGGCACGAGGTGTAATTGAAAAGCCATCGTTGGCGGCAACTAAAAAAGGCTCACTAATACTACCTGGCTCTATCACTATGTCGGTGGTTCTATTTGCTGGCATTCCTTTAAGTATTGCTAAACCATTTTCGTTGGTTACAGCTCGGCGATAGTTTTGAACTCCTTTTACCTTAACGCCTTCAATTCCCTTTTCTCCGTCATCTTGAATATTGTTATTATTTGAATCAAGAAAGACTCTAACCATTAAAGTGCCAGAGTTTGCGAGGCTTCTTTTACTTAAAAAGTACTCGTCAGTGTTCGCATCAAAACCAATACTAAAGCGACTAAATAAACCTAGCCGCCAATTATCATCATCGTCGTAACTCATTGTGCTATTTAAGCTAAAACTATCGCTTTGCCAATTTAGACCCAGTTCCATAGAAACTAAATCATTTATACGGGAGTTTCTTAGTGTGAATTCAGATTGTAAATTCTGAGATAAACTACGGCTTAATTCTGCTTGGTAACCCAGTATAGTCGAACCGGAGTCTGCGCTATAGTCAACACTAAAACGAGTGTATGTTTTACCAAATCGATGTTGAAGACGCATGCTGCCAAGTGTTGTTGCATCATCTAAAGAATCAAATTTTCGCCAAATTAAGTTGTTACTAACAACGGTGCCACCTAAATTATACGATAAGGTATTATCAACACTTAGATATGAGTCGCTAAATTCTCTGCTGTTATATGCGAGCGTATTTTGATAGCTTAAGCTTCCAAACGATTTATCAAACAACTTTCCTGCCGTATATAATTGATAACTTTCAACTTTCGCTGTCTGCGAATCATCAGTTATCTTTTCATTGTTTTGAGACAGGCTTAACCGTACCGATTGACCAATTAACTCACCTCTAGCAGCTACCTCTAGCTTATCTTCATCGTTATTATTTTTTTCATAATCTAGATTAAGTAATACTTTATCAAATATACTTAGGTTCGAACCAAAAGCATAATTGTTAACATTATCACTCGAATTACTATTTAATATTGATGTACCAGCATAAACCGATAAATAATCAGTTATTCCCGTTTCATAACGGCCTGCTAGCTGCCAACCTTTACCTTGTGTCGAATAAAGTGACTGATTGAATAACTGTTCACCTTGCTCAGTAATTGACAACTCATAAAACGATTCATCTGCTGATAAACTATTACCATCTATAAAGTATTGCTCTGTTTTTCGCTCTACTTGCCCTTGTGGACCATAAAAAATCAGCTCAAAATTATTAGCGCCAAACAATAAATCAATATCTTCAAATAAATAACGCCCATCAGCTAAACTAAACTGCTGCGCTAGCAGTACATCATTACGGTATAACTCAACATCCCACCCTGGTTGAATAGCACCCGTTAAATTAATTTGATTACTATTAACCTGTTTAAAAAGTGGTTTGTTATCAACTTTTATTCCTCTGGCGTAACTACTATTAAATTGTTTACCGATTTGAGTTGCTAATACATCTCCAAATTGAACAGTTGTCGCATTTAAGGGACCTAATAACCGTGCATCTTTACTTTGACGGCTAAATGATAATCTTGAATCTGATAGTAAATCTTGTTTTCGCCCTGCAAAAAAATACTGAGCATTAAAATAGGCTAAGTCATTTGACCCTAATACAGAGTACCCTATCGCTGAATCCCTATTACTCTTGGTTGCACTAAGCTGCACATCAGCAAGAGGAGATGAAATTGCACTGTATGGACTGGCCTTCCAAGGTAATATTGCTTGACGTGACTCTCTATTAGTTACAGTTTCTCGCTGCTCTCTTTCGCGTTTTAATTCTATAGGCAATTTGGTGGGGGAGCTTACATTTAGCTCAAGTGCTGAATATTCAATATCAATATCTAACGAAAACCACTGCGCTAGCAAGTTACTATCAACAAACATATCGCCGTTATCAGCATAAGCTTGTTGGCTGTTAAATGAATATCTAGCGCCGTTAATTTGTACTGTATTTGTATTTAGGTCTAGATAAAACTGATTATCTTCACGAATAAACCAGCCTTGAGCAATAAGGTCATCGCTATTTATATCGATAGCAAAATCCAGGCTTTCTGAAAAACTTAATAAATCTATTAATACACCGGTTTTACTTTTCACCCCGAGCATTTCACCCAGGTAATTTTTTTTCACGAACGATGAAAAAAATAATAACTCCCCTTCGGGGATGCCCTCACCTTGCTGCACATTAAGCTCAGGCTCTGTTCTTTCATTTACAGCTTGATCAGTGTTGTATTGCTGCCATTTTTTATCTATTTTTTTTATGCTAGCAAGAATGGCCTGAGTGTCAGGCTCTGCTGCTAATAAGGGGTCAATTGATAAAAAAATGATCAACAACCACTTTAAACGCTTAAAGTAATACATCGCCTATTTCAAATTACCGATAATTGCATTATTAATTGGCGCAAGCTTTTCACTAAAAATAGTATCGCGATATTCTTTAAGCCCTGTATAAATTACGCGAATTTCGCCATCTTTCGGGATGTTTTGATCTACAAAAATTGGTATCGTCGCCGTTGTTGTTTTTAGCTCAGGGTAAATACTAAAATCGTTTAACATGGCGATCTTTTTCTCTGTATCCATTCCTTTTTGCTTAAAGAAAACTTCTAACTTGCCAAAAGAGCTAAAGCCCCCTTCTCGCTTAATTTCAATCTCAAGCGCTTTTTTTTCTGGGCTGTGTATAAGCTGTAAATTGCTAATATTAACATTAGGTATTTCAGCGCCTTTACGCAAAATAACAGGGATAGTGTAACTTAATAGTAATTTCAAATTAATACCAAGTCTCTGTTGCTGGATTTGAGTTTCATTAGGGAGTGCTTTAAATGCTAGGTGAGATCGGTATTCCTGTTCTAGTAAACCTTTTGGCTTTCGAATAGCAAGCTTAACAATCTGCCTTTCTCCTGGCGCTAATCTAACTTGCGATGGGCTAATCCTAACCATATTTTTAAGTGAAGCTGAACTTTCTTGATCAGCCGCTAAATTAGCATACCCTCCGCCAGCTAGTGCAACTTTGTCTTGCCACTCCAATCTATAAGTTTTTGCTTCATTAGAGTTATTAACAACAATGACTTTAGCAACACGCTGACGCTCATCAAAATTTACTCTTGTTGGGGAAATAAGTAAGTTTGCATAAGAATGGAAGCTAGTTAAGATAAAGCTTACTAAGATAAAAAAAGTTTTTATTATTGTCATTTTATCAACATCTCTAGTTGTCTAATAATTTAGCGTCACTTCAATTGTAGTATCAAAGATACCATCTTTATAAGTATTTCCGTCACCTGAGGTACTTAATTGCCCTCCTACTCTCAATAAAGCAGTTCCTGTGGTATCGGTTGTAATGGTCGCATTATAAATGAGTTGATTTAAAATCAGTGGCGCGCCACCAAAAATGTTAT
This genomic window contains:
- a CDS encoding FlgO family outer membrane protein, with the protein product MVNLVKRSALIGISALSLLLSGCNLMGESTATEPAKSEPEQTVVSNLDFNQIMAQMQQNDEQEQYADTTQFNPNKHHKSLVNYVEQMALDLTDTMQVAPQDAAIAVTSFVDLDASLTTASQLGNQLSETFIHQLQKFGYSAVDFKTANLITVNEQGDFAFTRNTRKLAGTNIASHVLSGTLIYRADGVVINARVINIENKRLAASSRTFIPLYVLNKEDIYLSSN
- a CDS encoding FlgO family outer membrane protein yields the protein MKRLLLTLCLPLGFGCSQMTNHSDTQITDDAPMFFEQRPVAAPTNTDSLYQNKAAVMNKNKQVNTPTRKNINHYVRGIMQDMAENLQYVNTKTPLAVSSFVFLDRDYNNADLVGNQIAESFMHELHNFGVPVIDFKTTDYMRVTPGGDFVFSRDYLELNQEQNFSYVLAGTLVNHQGGILVNARIVGLASKAVVGSVQGFIPQSVIDALNSSNSADGIMLKQASK
- a CDS encoding FlgO family outer membrane protein, with the protein product MRLLLPLLLLNLAGCSLTPQPKPSISTDAPKAVMAPYTLNQYVNSLSAQLSHIKEPFKSTASIAVSSFYLANALDSQIAQGQGSGLSQQVQESLITQFTQLGYNTVEYRLENQLNLSASADSVLSRSTSNLKQRQIIDFVITGTLTRQEHAYIVNARMVNMQTNQIVSAASTEIPINVMWSNEKIQQRGDYIYRSEY
- a CDS encoding SPOR domain-containing protein, which codes for MQYANLYKRYSILIACIAALFISGCSTTKTAESPQPMQASANLSEAELAQLKASSQQWQAAKAGVERLLVIEQDLKLLISQLNAVAKQSSASTNTPAVSTAKASAETVAPTKVAKKAKVATNTADEKQAVKALFALQVAAVTDKERLSQSLNQIKASASSLFQGEFVANVETINVSGMTYYRLKLGAYQNQANAAADCDKLKQRQINCIVSHYTQQPLK
- a CDS encoding molecular chaperone, whose translation is MTIIKTFFILVSFILTSFHSYANLLISPTRVNFDERQRVAKVIVVNNSNEAKTYRLEWQDKVALAGGGYANLAADQESSASLKNMVRISPSQVRLAPGERQIVKLAIRKPKGLLEQEYRSHLAFKALPNETQIQQQRLGINLKLLLSYTIPVILRKGAEIPNVNISNLQLIHSPEKKALEIEIKREGGFSSFGKLEVFFKQKGMDTEKKIAMLNDFSIYPELKTTTATIPIFVDQNIPKDGEIRVIYTGLKEYRDTIFSEKLAPINNAIIGNLK